The region tcacaatattccatgtcactacaacttatatttacctttaattttattttttacatacctTTGTTTAAATATggctttttaatttattagtatttaatgGGTTTTCTCACAGGtcttaaaaactaatattatctaaaaaaaaacaatttattttcaaaaatgtaagtggaaaacatggaatttggaaaaaaaactaaaacagattttatagggcccaaCTAACAGgttaaatattacaaaaacagatgttatacaaacatttaaaaagtcaaCTTGTgatactgataataataataatgataatactgGCATATGAGAGTTTTTTAATCACCCTCACTGcttataaaaatacaaatattcaatgCATCTGGCCTGAGGAGTGTGAAAGGTTAATGTGGAAAAGGGACATGAAAATGTAATAATGGACATTTAAGGACAAACTAAATTTCAGGCATGGATGAGAAGTCCCAAGACATtcaccaacaaaaataaaaaagggtaCCTGTACTAGTCGTAGCATAAAATACGTTTAATGTATTATGAAAATGTGTgcacattgatttaaaaaaacacatttaaagtactTTTTTGAAGAATAATTACTTATAATACAATTTATAGGAAGCAGCCATGTTTGGCCAGATGTGATGTCAAGTCGTTGATTCTGGTGCAGTGATTACAGTAGTTCCCACTTCAACTACTTTGACATTCttctttatttaggtttttgtacTGCGCTTCCtcatattttttataataatgtttCATCTATTACTATGGACAACACAAACGTGTGTTGGAGCTACTTTGGACGTGTAAGAAGCTGTTATTGTGAGCTCTCGTTGTGCATCCAGTAGTCAGCTGCCCTGTTTATACATGGCGGAGACTGCGCTGCACAACATGAGTGAGAGAGTGGACTTACTGGGGGTCAAGTCGAGGAAGAAGTACCCATTGGCGTGGCCACTGGTATTGCTAATGGAACAGCCCAATGTCACTACAATTGCTAAGGGGAGCAAAATGGCAGCAACCAACAAGGCCTTTCTACTGCTAGCTGCTCTCCAAGGGCTACAAGGCTAAACCCGGAGCATTAAATATGATAATTTCATAAagcttgcaattaaaattcactGCAGGTACCCTTTAAAGAAATCAAATGAGTTTCCCAACAACTCAAAGTCAACAACTAAGTTAATGAGTTACCTGGACCCGATAAGGAAACATGTCGTAGGGGTGTCAGTGTCTCTGGGATTACACTCAGCTATGCTGCACCCCAAACAACCCTTTAGCTTATACGAGCCCTTCCCCATGGATCTGCACCACATTATGATCCAAGTCTTTTACTTTCCAATTATTAATCAATGGTTAGGTCTCAGCATgcaagttgttgttgttctttcacCCCAAAACTTTCTTATTAAATTATGAGCTTCTTAAATGTGGGCCATTATCCCATCTGATTAGTTTGTCTAGGAACAAAAACTATCGATTTATTtgtcaaaagaaagaaaagttgtTTTGCCTGTGATCTAAAACTAAGAAGTCTCATGTCAGATTTTACAAGTCACAGGTAGAGCTTCAGCTGAAAGTAACACAACACAGACATAGTTCCATAAAGAAATGCATCTCAtaagtcagtcagtcagtctgaCACTTAATTCAACTGCTCATGAGTTTCCCTCACCCTGATACTCATCAAGTGCTATGAGAGACAGTTCATGGCCCCATCAAAGACACCATGGATGTGACTGTGTGGACTGGCATTAGTATGCATACTGGAGGCAGAAATCCCCAGAAGCTATTTCCTCTTTGGTCTACACTACACACACCTGAAGAACACGCATCTGCTTAATCTTAATGGATTTCACATTCGCATTAAACAACATAATACCACAGACACAGTCCACAAACTCTCCATACTCTGACTGGGCTCCCCCCTCTATAACTGTTCTGGGCGTTATTACCCTGATAAGCCTAATATACAAGTGCCCACCCCCAACAACTGGGCTGTCATGTGACAGTGGTCAAATGCATCACTGAAAACAATGAGTCTAACAGGAACAAGGTTGAACACCTGGAGCGTTGGTGCAAAAAGAATAACCTTTGCATCAGCACAAAAAAGACCAAGGAGAAAATGGTGGCTGTGTTTCTCCATGCATTTATACGTTTTGTTATGTCCATGTCTAcaggaatgaagaaaaaagaaaaaagctccTTTCTTACCAATTGTGCAGGACAAAGCACACATTGGAAGGTTTATTCATACCAGTCCACCACACACATCATTTGTAATTTCAAATTGACTAGCACACCAACAAAAACCAAGAAATTGTTTGCAAAAcactaaatacatttgaatgatAGCTGTCATTCAATCAGTCGAATGAATAGATTAATGGATTAAGTCATTTAAgcaagtaaaattactttttCACAAACAACTTATGAGCCATAGAATCACTGAATAAAAGATGTTTGACATTGAAGTAAAGGAGGCCACAGCtggaaacaagaagaaaaaaaactaatcgAGTTTGAAACTACAACACAGCTCCTAAACTAGCGAACAGTGTAAAGTGAAACCTGCACAGCCGCTTTAAAACCCCACAGCTCTACCAGAGCCCTGCTTTAAGAGCTCCATCTGACAGCCTCCATGCCTCCTCAGTCCTCCTACCCGCACCTTCACCACCTCCACGCGGCTGTCCGTATATTATTAGCGTAACCTTCCCTCTCACCACCGGCCGAACGCCATCATGACTTTTACGACTACAAACGATGTTACGGCTGAACTCGTGACCGTTCTCACTGGTGACAAACCTCGTCACCGGCAacagaagtttaaaaaataaaaataaaaaatccggAAAATAAAACTGAGCTGTTCGTGTCAGCACTGTTTTAAATCCTCGGAATTAAGTTCTGAAGCGAAAACAGAAGGATTTTATTAAGCGATAGTCCATGTATTTGGGCTTATTGCATTGAGTCACAAGACATGTTAAGTTTTTGTTACAATACAAACAACGACATAAAAATCCAACAATATTTGCGTTAGCAGCTCATAAATGTTTCCCAATCTTTAACCTCTGTCGTTACCATGGTTTGAACTCGTTCACCAAATAAAACGGTCACCGTTGAAACCGAAACACGGGCTTTCCGCTTCCGGGGTCGAGCAGGCGTTTTCCATTTAGATCCTTATCGGAGGGGGTTACGAGATATCAAAGCATCCAGCTAACCGTCGACGCTGACCAGAGAGGGGGTCGATACACGTCTATTATAGTTTATTAAGTGTTAATTACAACAGTGGTGCACATATGTTACACAGGGTTGGGCTGTGAGCTGAACACGGGGATATGATAGCATGTTTAGTCCCCCTGCGTCTGAGCCCACAGTGAGCAACTCCACTGAAGGTGACCTTCAGCGTCTCCTCTGACACGCTGCCCGTTACCAAACATGTGCGTCGTGTGGTGGGCTGCACTGTCCAACTTATAACTTATTCATTCCAGACTGCATATTCCAGGGCACACATACAGGCTTAGAGCTCAAGGCTGTCCTAGTTAGCAGAGCATAGTAGCTCAGTGAGCAGGGCTGGTCACTAAATTAGCTTGCTGGCTCAGAGCGGAGTGAACTCAGGCTAACGTCAGTGCTAGCATAGTGGCTAACTTGTTTGGGTTAGTCTGGCTCGCCTGCAGCGCCGGTTTGAAGTCCATGCATGTGGCCTTTACATGCAAATGTGTCTGTAGGAATGCTCAAGGGCACTCAGGTAGTGAATGACCAGCTTTTTTTAACAGCTGATCGGAAAATGCGGAGTCCACACTGAAAGCTAATGGTGCTCCATCAATAACACCTTCACTGAATGAAATGACAATGTCACACTGCACAGCGATGCTAACACTGAATGTGAGGTGCACGACAGGTATCAGCGTGTGTAGCCTCACCGCAACCGCAGGACTCTCCCGACCGCGTCTCTTTACCGTCCCGAGCTCCATCTGCCACATCCACCGGGTTACAGCTGGGTACCGGGATGTCATCGGTCTTGCTCACCATGGTCGGCTGTCAGTGTGTTGTTGATAGAAAATCCCCCCCAACAGCGTCGGCCCTTAAAGGTGTGATTCTGGCAGTGGAAAtagaatgaaaacaacaacCCACACATAAGCTAATGTGCTCGTCCGGGCTAACGCAGGTCGGTTGGCTACATGCGCAGGGTATTCACTGGCTTACAAAAACAAGTCTACAAAGGAAGGACAGAGCTGTAGATGGTAAGGAGCACACGTGGTTAGTCTCCTCCCCTCCTCTTGACCTCTTTGCCTTTGCGTTGCACTTCCCCACCCACTGAGCATGGAGCTACGGAAAGCCACGAGTCTAATCTTCAGGCTTACTCAACTCTCCTTTGTAGAAGCACATCTGAATGTTGTGTTATCTTGAGTGATTTATGTGGAAAACAatttataaaattaataatattagATTTTTATGCTAACCCAATTATTCCTATTTAAAATCAATCTGTATTTGAAGTATCTGGTCTGGTGTCATCATGGGGGGGGATGGAGGAAAGGCAAGTCACCCCTCAGCTGTTTGATAGAAAGACAGGGACACAAACGGGGGAATtgggacacaaaaaaaaaccagccCTGACATTTTCTTTTCAGACCAGTCCACTACTACTAAACTTTTTAACAgcttttacctatttcctttgacCTTTTTGCAATTCCCTCTTCCAATTTTTGTTCCTTCTCaaaatttctgacacttttttcagactttagctaccttttgccaatgaACATCCCCTTTTTCCtaactttttgtcatcttttgcaagttttttttgctcaatcaataccacttgtttcctttttcgcttatattttgcctctttttgttccgcATTTGTgccctttttcattattgtttgtcacattttatccatttaagctaccttttgccattacataccacctctttatttgcccattttttggacactcttgattgcttttggcccattttagtcacttttcactcttttttttgccacttttggaccacttgttaccatgtctgcctccactcggtcttcacagaaaaacaaagtggACCAGACCAGACCGACCCCCCGAAGACGATGCCCTGtgtgccagatggccagtccacccctggacaCAAATTTGTATAAGTTGGAGCAAGGTGTCAAACATAAGGTATACTGGCCAAATCCGGTCCACATTGGGTTCTTTACGGACCACAGTGTTTTTCTAGCAGTACAGTGGACATAAGTACAGTTACGACTATTGTCCATGATGGCTACCATAGGGTTTACAGATGCTGAAGCCTTTCCTAGCTCACTCACAATACAAggtacacatgcacacaatcaCAAGGACATAATTAGAGTAGTTCAATATTATCTTTTTGCAGATAAACCATTTTGCCAAACACTTCATTTCCAATATTAATTGATaatgatagataaatagatagaccCACTCCCATaacctaattttaggtcacattatatatatatctccaCATAATAACTCTAGACAAAATATAACAGGTGTGCAaacaatattttacatttcactTAATATAACGTAAACTGCGACAGATTGTATATGGTGGACAGAAGACCTTTTAATCTCCAGAGACAACATGCAAACCTTGCACATTAATTAAATGAACAATATTAATGCACATGTATGCTTTCTATGATTATATTTGTACGTTGTTGTTGGTGTCTCAACAGATCCATAATGTACGAGCTGAACATGTAATAGCCGCCTTCTTTCTTTGTAGATGTTCACCACAATCCATGTTCAGATAATTACCTGCTTAGAGTAATtcagtgtgtatgtgtctgcTTGTGGCTCACTGTGAGCTTTGAATCAATGAGAGATGAACATTACTGTGTTTAATAAAGCTTTAATATTATACATTCTAAGGATAAGCTTGTACAGAATCCAGCAACttgacttttttctcttttcatagACGTTCTTCACCTCTCACCTTTTCTGTCTGAGCATTTATAAGTTCACTTTAAGTTTTGTGTTGCAATGATTACATAATCATTTCTGATTTATATATCATGTAAATTAAGGAGTTATTAAAAGCTTACACAATTATAGCATGGGTGTCGCTCAGGTATAACAtgtctatattttttttataacagtTGTTTCCTTGAATGTAAATGTTTCAAATGAccacatttattatcatttaatgaatgaaatataaAGGGTAAGTTATATCAACCTTATTTTTGGGGCAACTATTCCATGTTTGGcttcattcttttctttgtaCTGTATTCTCTCTATCACCAAATAtaatcagaaacacacacacagcatcaaCTTTTTCATCTAATCTTTTACAAAGCGAGTATTGGGTATAGactacaaactcaatacatcatctcagcttctttttttttttagtaataacAATTAAAACTACCAAATCATTGGCCAAGTAAAAAGAATCAGAACaatctttaaaatgttcaaatataAAAACGAAGAAAATCTAAAAGTAAGGCACTTTGAATACAATAGTGTACAATTAGTGTAatacttattaaaaaaaaaaaaatcattaattttatttaaaaaataaattttgaaaGTTAACAGTTTAGTCCTAAAGCTGCTTTAGCAACATTAGCAAAACGTTTCAAAGATCAATATGGCTTTTGTTATGCAACAGACTCAGCAGTGCAAGCAGCACTTAATTCctttaaaataatttatgtaATAATCAACCCTTGTCTTAGAATCTAAAACATTCTTGGACTAACAATAACAGGAAAACCATCAGCATATTGGAAAAACAACCTTTTAATTCAGTTCTTGTACAGTAGGTGACTGTAGGAAGCTCACACAGGATATCAGGTACTCAGTTTTTAGCTCAACACCATGACACTAATATGCATCTCTGCAGATCATGTTGTAGAATAACGCACAGCATTATTGCTAAAGAAGACCAAAGCTTCATGGTGCAGAAAATGTTCAGAGaaaatgctgtttttcacaTTCTTACAACCACAAAGAAGTTACAGCAGAGATATGGAAGAAAGTGGAAGACATTCTCCGAatggtgtgtttgtgttacatATAATACGACATATACTGTGGAGTAAGCGTGTGGAGATTTAATCTTCCTGAAAAGTCTTTTTGTCCTGTTGATTTTACTTGTTTGTCTCTTTGGTTCATTCTTGTATCCTCCAATGGTCAAACTAATGCAGGAAGTATGTGCACAGCAGCCAGTATTATGGGTAATCTGACAAAGGTATGGGAAGCACAATCAAGAGGCGGAGTTTAATGCAGCTACTGGCGAGTGAATCAATTCAATGATGGAGGAAACCCGTCTGAAGTTCCTTCTTCCTGATGCAGGGAAAAACTGCCTCTATCAGGAGAGCTTGGTACTTTTTTCACTGAATAGTAAAACCCTAAGTTAGAATAGTGCACAGTCATGTTAATGGCTTACTAGATCAGAAGTGTCTTAGTTAGAGATTGTGATGAAACAATAAAAGGGCTTGTGTTAGTGTCATTTGCACACTGAAAGTCTGTCAAACGACGCTTCACAGGCTGCACAAGCTTTGTTCACTAAGATCATCTTCACATCTGCAAAATGTAAACCAAAATAagttaataaatataaaatcaatCACTTCATCAGACTGGTgtgaaaaaatagaaacaaagcATAGCAAGTAGAACGAATAGAAAATTATCTCTATATAACGCCTGAAGTGTCCTAAAACAGGCTCACAGGACTGATATACAAATATGTTGATTATATTGCTTTTAGTGATGATATGCCTAAACACTTTACAGCACGTACTTCTGAGGACAAAGAAAACATATACAGTCAACACTAGTCAACTGAACCCAATAAAAGTTAGTCTGAACTCAAAGTCTATGTTGCTCAGTTTGGTTTGGCTTATCAATGCTAACTGTATACTGAGAGAAGTCAATTTGCTGATTTCTTCACTCCTTTTGCTCAAGGCCCACATACATCATGCATTCACTGTCTGTTTGGTGGGAatcttattaaaaaataaaacacaaactgtcatttttgttttaagacGGACGTCTTGATTCTGTTGGTCCATCTTTCCTGGGCTAAAAACAGACCTCAACCAGAAAAAGAAACCACCTGAAGCAGCAGAtacctgtgtgtgcgtgtgtgtgtgtgtgtgtgtgtgtgcgtgcgtgtgtgtgtgtgtgtgtgtgtgtttggtacACAAACATACCCACAAACCACACCTGAGTAAAACATGGTTCATTGAGTGTCAACACATCTAACATTCAGCCTGACAGGCAAAGTTCAAATACTACGAATGCTAATACTTAAACAAAGgctgtatatgtatatttaataaatacatttgatgtttATATCAaaattttaagtgaggaaaaaTATTTAATGTGGCCCGGATTTGTTTTGAAGCACGTCAGTAACGGGATTTTAGTGATTCCTaatgttaaattatattttacttGCCAAAAGTCAGCACATGAGTTTGTCACcaatattgttgtaatattgttattatatactgtactgtCATTTGCACAGCAGCAGTCTATGACACAATGAGGCTGGTGTCAAATAACAAGCAAGTGATTTTCTCTTTTGGCACATTCTGGGTTGTTAATGGACAGACTTGCTGAAAGGCATTTCATCACACAACCTCCATTTAAGGGGTGACAAATGGTTAAGATAGCTTGGAAATGAAAGTTCAAAGGTTTTACTTAGACctgtaaattataaaaaataataacctaCGCATATATAAAATAGCTTTGGGGGGAGCGTAAAATGTCAACACTAATTAACTGAGTAATCTCTGTTCAGATTGATGAAAATCTGCATATGTATTTGCTGTAACGTGTTAATCTTCCATGGTATTATCTGCCCTTCTGTCCAGGACGTACCCCACATTGTGCCCTGAGTCATAGGGATAGGCTCCAGCGCCCAAAAATAATATGGACTTTTACCAAAACCACGAAGATCAGCTGAAGTGATTTATCTCTTATGACAGTTTGCAGGAATCAAATTTATCAGAGTTTCTTCAAAAGTAACAACTGTTCAAATCTCATTCCTGTAATACATTGCACAGTAATTCGTTGGTGCCGATAATGTGCatcttaaaataacaaaaaattagTTTAGCCTGTTTATAAGAAGCAAATCATAATAAGTGTAGCGGATCAAAAAATAGATGTGTCAATATTTCTTCAATGATTTTCTATTGTGCCATCTCAGATATTTTCAGCTGTGGCTCAGTCAGAGGCTATGAAAACGTTTGCCCTCCCGGGAGTGATTGATGGGTCACCTTGAGAGGTCACAGTTGGTTTGGTCACACAACTGTTCCCGTAGTCTTTAAATGGCTGCCATAGTCAAAGCCGCCATGGCCGTAAATCAAAAACAGGCAGCTTTTATAAAAGGCCTTAAAGTACAAGAACAAGTCTACTTTCAAACTGACTCAAATTAACACTCACTGTGTTTGTTATACAAGGTTATATCAAAGACTGCATTAGAAAGTGTCATTGGTATGTGTAGGATTATAAGAGTATGAATTCAGTCATAACAGTCTGACGGGAAAGAATCTCTCAGTCATCAGAAGCAACATGTTACAGTTGCTAATCTGCCTGTGTCTCAGCAGCAGGAGGCGCTACTACAGTGGATACCAGTCTGGCAACCTGCTCTGGAGCCTCCATCGGCCCCTCCCCACGTCCTTCCTCCTCATCTTCCTTCTCCAGGCCAAGAGGTGTCAGTCTTTGTGCCGCCATGTGCCTGGAGCGAGGTCTGTGCCTGCGAGGGTGGAGGAAGAGGGCGGGGTCGGGCATGGCCGTGGGCTCCGCTGGGCCCAGAACTTTTTCTATGGGCACACATTCTCGAGCTCGATCCACTCTGGACAAGGCCCTAACACTCTTACGTTTGGGTTTAACCACAGGGGAAGAAGGCAAGTTTTCTGATAGCATCTGAGAAGAGTCGGGGTTCTGCTCGGCAGCATACTGAGCTCCCTGACTGTTGGCTCTGGGATAAAGCCCCTGTCTTTGCTGCATCCGCTGGTGTTGCAGTTTCTGCTGGGCATCATGCAGCTGGAAGGAGAGGTACGCTGCTGTCTCCGTTTGCTTCTGGAGCTCCTTGTTGAGGATGGTTGAACAGTGGCTGCGGCGTTTGAGTTCCTCTAAAAAATGGCGCTCCTTTTTCTTGAGATTTGCTCTGAGGGCTCCCACCAGGGACCCCTTGTGACTCAGCTCCTGACGAATCTCCCCTAAGGTGCACTCTTGTTCTGCCAGACGGTTTTCCACCTCTCGACAGTGAGCTTCCAACAGCCCCTCTTCCTCCTGCAGTTCTGACATAGAAAGACAACATTTAAGTCTCAAAATGCTGTTTTTCAACTTTCAGCTATCATAAGGAATATTTCATAGCGGCCTCCAAAGATGACAAATATttgaaaaccaaaacataaCTTTCATAGAGATATATGAAAGAGCACTCAGAGATAACAAACCTCCgtcaagcaccaaatatcctctttgccagatattggctgttatctgg is a window of Gouania willdenowi chromosome 13, fGouWil2.1, whole genome shotgun sequence DNA encoding:
- the ccdc92ba gene encoding coiled-coil domain-containing protein 92, with amino-acid sequence MLEDTLVHADHPPLRPRPAPPSYVRQPGVTEGPVRSSRRKQPSAMEDENSLKQHIQSVERSEVFLRQEHLTLLHGLHLEILSLQKRCSELTSELKVRPPGRSHIELQEEEGLLEAHCREVENRLAEQECTLGEIRQELSHKGSLVGALRANLKKKERHFLEELKRRSHCSTILNKELQKQTETAAYLSFQLHDAQQKLQHQRMQQRQGLYPRANSQGAQYAAEQNPDSSQMLSENLPSSPVVKPKRKSVRALSRVDRARECVPIEKVLGPAEPTAMPDPALFLHPRRHRPRSRHMAAQRLTPLGLEKEDEEEGRGEGPMEAPEQVARLVSTVVAPPAAETQAD